The following proteins come from a genomic window of Gossypium raimondii isolate GPD5lz chromosome 5, ASM2569854v1, whole genome shotgun sequence:
- the LOC105770736 gene encoding receptor-like protein 14 isoform X2: protein MEYWKWLKMVVVALIMLGEGWSNEGCLEEERLALFQLKPFFPSIDSRIDGSMYGPIIEEKETSSDCCEWENIECSSITGRVTHLFLNLAYTPPTSYDLVYSYDSYDRRTGNNEYWYLNTSLFLPFEELQSLFLSGNSIVGFVDNQGFEKLSSKLNKLEILDLSDNYFNDSILTSLSKLSSLKSLNLAGNNFIGSNPIDGLKRLSKLKNLEILDLSHHNYIANISSQLNDFSSLKSLRLQDCGLVGSIDMLEFNSFINLKELYLGSNQIESLGFSSYDKEQLRLNKLEVLGISENLLNSSVFSSLSPLSNLKSLYLISNNLEGPIHMKDLNAFSYLEKLILLNNKVTEFVPSQDKEQLRLNKLEVLGIRENLLNSSVFSSLAPLSNLKSLDLSSNNLKGPIHMKDLNAFSYLEKLFLWNNKVTEFVPSQGLRLMNLTVLDLFGNLFNNTILSSSEHSQI from the exons ATGGAGTACTGGAAATGGTTGAAGATGGTAGTGGTAGCGTTAATAATGTTAGGAGAAGGGTGGAGTAATGAGGGGTGCTTGGAGGAAGAAAGGTTAGCTCTCTTCCAACTCAAACCTTTCTTTCCTTCCATTGATTCTAGAATTGATGGTTCAATGTACGGCCCAATTATCGAAGAAAAAGAGACTTCATCAGATTGTTGTGAATGGGAAAATATTGAGTGTAGCTCAATCACTGGACGTGTCACCCATCTTTTCCTTAATCTTGCGTACACTCCTCCAACCTCCTATGATTTAGTTTATTCATATGACTCATATGACAGAAGAACAGGAAACAACGAATATTGGTATCTCAACACTTCTTTGTTTCTTCCTTTTGAGGAATTGCAAAGTCTTTTTTTGAGTGGGAATTCCATTGTTGGTTTTGTGGACAACCAAG GTTTTGAAAAACTATCATCGAAATTGAATAAGTTAGAAATCCTCGACTTAAGTGACAATTATTTCAACGATAGCATTTTAACATCCTTAAGTAAACTTTCATCGCTCAAGTCTTTGAATCTAGCAGGCAACAATTTCATAGGATCAAATCCTATTGAcg GTTTAAAGAGGTTATCAAAATTGAAGAATTTGGAGATTTTGGATTTATCTCACCACAATTATATAGCAAACATTTCATCCCAACTAAATGATTTTAGCTCTTTAAAATCATTGAGATTGCAGGATTGTGGATTGGTGGGAAGTATTGATATGCTAG AATTCAATAGTTTTATCAACTTGAAGGAGTTGTACTTAGGCTCAAATCAAATTGAGAGCCTTGGGTTTTCTTCCTACG ATAAAGAACAGTTGAGATTGAACAAACTTGAAGTGCTTGGTATAAGTGAAAATCTATTGAATAGCAGCGTATTTTCATCCCTTTCTCCGCTCTCAAATTTGAAGTCtttgtatttaatttcaaacaatttagAAGGGCCGATACATATGAAAG ATCTAAATGCTTTCAGCTATTTAGAGAAGTTGATCTTATTGAACAACAAGGTGACAGAATTTGTTCCATCACAAg aTAAAGAACAGTTGAGATTGAACAAACTTGAAGTGCTTGGTATACGTGAAAATCTATTGAATAGCAGCGTCTTCTCATCCCTTGCTCCACTCTCAAATTTGAAGTCTTTGGATTTAAGTTCCAACAATTTAAAAGGGCCGATACATATGAAAG ATCTAAATGCTTTCAGCTATTTAGAGAAGTTGTTCTTATGGAACAACAAGGTGACAGAATTTGTTCCATCAcaag GTTTAAGGTTGATGAATTTGACAGTGCTTGATTTGTTTGGCAATCTCTTCAACAATACCATTTTGTCATCTTCGGAACACTCTCAAATCTAA
- the LOC105770736 gene encoding receptor-like protein 13 isoform X9 produces MRGAWRKKGLKRLSKLKNLEILDLSHHNYIANISSQLNDFSSLKSLRLQDCGLVGSIDMLEFNSFINLKELYLGSNQIESLGFSSYDKEQLRLNKLEVLGISENLLNSSVFSSLSPLSNLKSLYLISNNLEGPIHMKDLNAFSYLEKLILLNNKVTEFVPSQDKEQLRLNKLEVLGIRENLLNSSVFSSLAPLSNLKSLDLSSNNLKGPIHMKDLNAFSYLEKLFLWNNKVTEFVPSQGLRLMNLTVLDLFGNLFNNTILSSSEHSQI; encoded by the exons ATGAGGGGTGCTTGGAGGAAGAAAG GTTTAAAGAGGTTATCAAAATTGAAGAATTTGGAGATTTTGGATTTATCTCACCACAATTATATAGCAAACATTTCATCCCAACTAAATGATTTTAGCTCTTTAAAATCATTGAGATTGCAGGATTGTGGATTGGTGGGAAGTATTGATATGCTAG AATTCAATAGTTTTATCAACTTGAAGGAGTTGTACTTAGGCTCAAATCAAATTGAGAGCCTTGGGTTTTCTTCCTACG ATAAAGAACAGTTGAGATTGAACAAACTTGAAGTGCTTGGTATAAGTGAAAATCTATTGAATAGCAGCGTATTTTCATCCCTTTCTCCGCTCTCAAATTTGAAGTCtttgtatttaatttcaaacaatttagAAGGGCCGATACATATGAAAG ATCTAAATGCTTTCAGCTATTTAGAGAAGTTGATCTTATTGAACAACAAGGTGACAGAATTTGTTCCATCACAAg aTAAAGAACAGTTGAGATTGAACAAACTTGAAGTGCTTGGTATACGTGAAAATCTATTGAATAGCAGCGTCTTCTCATCCCTTGCTCCACTCTCAAATTTGAAGTCTTTGGATTTAAGTTCCAACAATTTAAAAGGGCCGATACATATGAAAG ATCTAAATGCTTTCAGCTATTTAGAGAAGTTGTTCTTATGGAACAACAAGGTGACAGAATTTGTTCCATCAcaag GTTTAAGGTTGATGAATTTGACAGTGCTTGATTTGTTTGGCAATCTCTTCAACAATACCATTTTGTCATCTTCGGAACACTCTCAAATCTAA
- the LOC105770736 gene encoding receptor like protein 21 isoform X5 — MEYWKWLKMVVVALIMLGEGWSNEGCLEEERLALFQLKPFFPSIDSRIDGSMYGPIIEEKETSSDCCEWENIECSSITGRVTHLFLNLAYTPPTSYDLVYSYDSYDRRTGNNEYWYLNTSLFLPFEELQSLFLSGNSIVGFVDNQGFEKLSSKLNKLEILDLSDNYFNDSILTSLSKLSSLKSLNLAGNNFIGSNPIDGLKRLSKLKNLEILDLSHHNYIANISSQLNDFSSLKSLRLQDCGLVGSIDMLEFNSFINLKELYLGSNQIESLGFSSYDKEQLRLNKLEVLGIRENLLNSSVFSSLAPLSNLKSLDLSSNNLKGPIHMKDLNAFSYLEKLFLWNNKVTEFVPSQGLRLMNLTVLDLFGNLFNNTILSSSEHSQI, encoded by the exons ATGGAGTACTGGAAATGGTTGAAGATGGTAGTGGTAGCGTTAATAATGTTAGGAGAAGGGTGGAGTAATGAGGGGTGCTTGGAGGAAGAAAGGTTAGCTCTCTTCCAACTCAAACCTTTCTTTCCTTCCATTGATTCTAGAATTGATGGTTCAATGTACGGCCCAATTATCGAAGAAAAAGAGACTTCATCAGATTGTTGTGAATGGGAAAATATTGAGTGTAGCTCAATCACTGGACGTGTCACCCATCTTTTCCTTAATCTTGCGTACACTCCTCCAACCTCCTATGATTTAGTTTATTCATATGACTCATATGACAGAAGAACAGGAAACAACGAATATTGGTATCTCAACACTTCTTTGTTTCTTCCTTTTGAGGAATTGCAAAGTCTTTTTTTGAGTGGGAATTCCATTGTTGGTTTTGTGGACAACCAAG GTTTTGAAAAACTATCATCGAAATTGAATAAGTTAGAAATCCTCGACTTAAGTGACAATTATTTCAACGATAGCATTTTAACATCCTTAAGTAAACTTTCATCGCTCAAGTCTTTGAATCTAGCAGGCAACAATTTCATAGGATCAAATCCTATTGAcg GTTTAAAGAGGTTATCAAAATTGAAGAATTTGGAGATTTTGGATTTATCTCACCACAATTATATAGCAAACATTTCATCCCAACTAAATGATTTTAGCTCTTTAAAATCATTGAGATTGCAGGATTGTGGATTGGTGGGAAGTATTGATATGCTAG AATTCAATAGTTTTATCAACTTGAAGGAGTTGTACTTAGGCTCAAATCAAATTGAGAGCCTTGGGTTTTCTTCCTACG aTAAAGAACAGTTGAGATTGAACAAACTTGAAGTGCTTGGTATACGTGAAAATCTATTGAATAGCAGCGTCTTCTCATCCCTTGCTCCACTCTCAAATTTGAAGTCTTTGGATTTAAGTTCCAACAATTTAAAAGGGCCGATACATATGAAAG ATCTAAATGCTTTCAGCTATTTAGAGAAGTTGTTCTTATGGAACAACAAGGTGACAGAATTTGTTCCATCAcaag GTTTAAGGTTGATGAATTTGACAGTGCTTGATTTGTTTGGCAATCTCTTCAACAATACCATTTTGTCATCTTCGGAACACTCTCAAATCTAA
- the LOC105770736 gene encoding receptor-like protein 56 isoform X7: protein MEYWKWLKMVVVALIMLGEGWSNEGCLEEERLALFQLKPFFPSIDSRIDGSMYGPIIEEKETSSDCCEWENIECSSITGRVTHLFLNLAYTPPTSYDLVYSYDSYDRRTGNNEYWYLNTSLFLPFEELQSLFLSGNSIVGFVDNQGFEKLSSKLNKLEILDLSDNYFNDSILTSLSKLSSLKSLNLAGNNFIGSNPIDGLKRLSKLKNLEILDLSHHNYIANISSQLNDFSSLKSLRLQDCGLVGSIDMLEFNSFINLKELYLGSNQIESLGFSSYDKEQLRLNKLEVLGISENLLNSSVFSSLSPLSNLKSLYLISNNLEGPIHMKDLNAFSYLEKLFLWNNKVTEFVPSQGLRLMNLTVLDLFGNLFNNTILSSSEHSQI from the exons ATGGAGTACTGGAAATGGTTGAAGATGGTAGTGGTAGCGTTAATAATGTTAGGAGAAGGGTGGAGTAATGAGGGGTGCTTGGAGGAAGAAAGGTTAGCTCTCTTCCAACTCAAACCTTTCTTTCCTTCCATTGATTCTAGAATTGATGGTTCAATGTACGGCCCAATTATCGAAGAAAAAGAGACTTCATCAGATTGTTGTGAATGGGAAAATATTGAGTGTAGCTCAATCACTGGACGTGTCACCCATCTTTTCCTTAATCTTGCGTACACTCCTCCAACCTCCTATGATTTAGTTTATTCATATGACTCATATGACAGAAGAACAGGAAACAACGAATATTGGTATCTCAACACTTCTTTGTTTCTTCCTTTTGAGGAATTGCAAAGTCTTTTTTTGAGTGGGAATTCCATTGTTGGTTTTGTGGACAACCAAG GTTTTGAAAAACTATCATCGAAATTGAATAAGTTAGAAATCCTCGACTTAAGTGACAATTATTTCAACGATAGCATTTTAACATCCTTAAGTAAACTTTCATCGCTCAAGTCTTTGAATCTAGCAGGCAACAATTTCATAGGATCAAATCCTATTGAcg GTTTAAAGAGGTTATCAAAATTGAAGAATTTGGAGATTTTGGATTTATCTCACCACAATTATATAGCAAACATTTCATCCCAACTAAATGATTTTAGCTCTTTAAAATCATTGAGATTGCAGGATTGTGGATTGGTGGGAAGTATTGATATGCTAG AATTCAATAGTTTTATCAACTTGAAGGAGTTGTACTTAGGCTCAAATCAAATTGAGAGCCTTGGGTTTTCTTCCTACG ATAAAGAACAGTTGAGATTGAACAAACTTGAAGTGCTTGGTATAAGTGAAAATCTATTGAATAGCAGCGTATTTTCATCCCTTTCTCCGCTCTCAAATTTGAAGTCtttgtatttaatttcaaacaatttagAAGGGCCGATACATATGAAAG ATCTAAATGCTTTCAGCTATTTAGAGAAGTTGTTCTTATGGAACAACAAGGTGACAGAATTTGTTCCATCAcaag GTTTAAGGTTGATGAATTTGACAGTGCTTGATTTGTTTGGCAATCTCTTCAACAATACCATTTTGTCATCTTCGGAACACTCTCAAATCTAA
- the LOC105770736 gene encoding receptor like protein 21 isoform X6 — protein MEYWKWLKMVVVALIMLGEGWSNEGCLEEERLALFQLKPFFPSIDSRIDGSMYGPIIEEKETSSDCCEWENIECSSITGRVTHLFLNLAYTPPTSYDLVYSYDSYDRRTGNNEYWYLNTSLFLPFEELQSLFLSGNSIVGFVDNQGFEKLSSKLNKLEILDLSDNYFNDSILTSLSKLSSLKSLNLAGNNFIGSNPIDGLKRLSKLKNLEILDLSHHNYIANISSQLNDFSSLKSLRLQDCGLVGSIDMLEFNSFINLKELYLGSNQIESLGFSSYDKEQLRLNKLEVLGISENLLNSSVFSSLSPLSNLKSLYLISNNLEGPIHMKDLNAFSYLEKLILLNNKVTEFVPSQGLRLMNLTVLDLFGNLFNNTILSSSEHSQI, from the exons ATGGAGTACTGGAAATGGTTGAAGATGGTAGTGGTAGCGTTAATAATGTTAGGAGAAGGGTGGAGTAATGAGGGGTGCTTGGAGGAAGAAAGGTTAGCTCTCTTCCAACTCAAACCTTTCTTTCCTTCCATTGATTCTAGAATTGATGGTTCAATGTACGGCCCAATTATCGAAGAAAAAGAGACTTCATCAGATTGTTGTGAATGGGAAAATATTGAGTGTAGCTCAATCACTGGACGTGTCACCCATCTTTTCCTTAATCTTGCGTACACTCCTCCAACCTCCTATGATTTAGTTTATTCATATGACTCATATGACAGAAGAACAGGAAACAACGAATATTGGTATCTCAACACTTCTTTGTTTCTTCCTTTTGAGGAATTGCAAAGTCTTTTTTTGAGTGGGAATTCCATTGTTGGTTTTGTGGACAACCAAG GTTTTGAAAAACTATCATCGAAATTGAATAAGTTAGAAATCCTCGACTTAAGTGACAATTATTTCAACGATAGCATTTTAACATCCTTAAGTAAACTTTCATCGCTCAAGTCTTTGAATCTAGCAGGCAACAATTTCATAGGATCAAATCCTATTGAcg GTTTAAAGAGGTTATCAAAATTGAAGAATTTGGAGATTTTGGATTTATCTCACCACAATTATATAGCAAACATTTCATCCCAACTAAATGATTTTAGCTCTTTAAAATCATTGAGATTGCAGGATTGTGGATTGGTGGGAAGTATTGATATGCTAG AATTCAATAGTTTTATCAACTTGAAGGAGTTGTACTTAGGCTCAAATCAAATTGAGAGCCTTGGGTTTTCTTCCTACG ATAAAGAACAGTTGAGATTGAACAAACTTGAAGTGCTTGGTATAAGTGAAAATCTATTGAATAGCAGCGTATTTTCATCCCTTTCTCCGCTCTCAAATTTGAAGTCtttgtatttaatttcaaacaatttagAAGGGCCGATACATATGAAAG ATCTAAATGCTTTCAGCTATTTAGAGAAGTTGATCTTATTGAACAACAAGGTGACAGAATTTGTTCCATCACAAg GTTTAAGGTTGATGAATTTGACAGTGCTTGATTTGTTTGGCAATCTCTTCAACAATACCATTTTGTCATCTTCGGAACACTCTCAAATCTAA
- the LOC105770736 gene encoding receptor-like protein 13 isoform X8 — protein sequence MRGAWRKKGFEKLSSKLNKLEILDLSDNYFNDSILTSLSKLSSLKSLNLAGNNFIGSNPIDGLKRLSKLKNLEILDLSHHNYIANISSQLNDFSSLKSLRLQDCGLVGSIDMLEFNSFINLKELYLGSNQIESLGFSSYDKEQLRLNKLEVLGISENLLNSSVFSSLSPLSNLKSLYLISNNLEGPIHMKDLNAFSYLEKLILLNNKVTEFVPSQDKEQLRLNKLEVLGIRENLLNSSVFSSLAPLSNLKSLDLSSNNLKGPIHMKDLNAFSYLEKLFLWNNKVTEFVPSQGLRLMNLTVLDLFGNLFNNTILSSSEHSQI from the exons ATGAGGGGTGCTTGGAGGAAGAAAG GTTTTGAAAAACTATCATCGAAATTGAATAAGTTAGAAATCCTCGACTTAAGTGACAATTATTTCAACGATAGCATTTTAACATCCTTAAGTAAACTTTCATCGCTCAAGTCTTTGAATCTAGCAGGCAACAATTTCATAGGATCAAATCCTATTGAcg GTTTAAAGAGGTTATCAAAATTGAAGAATTTGGAGATTTTGGATTTATCTCACCACAATTATATAGCAAACATTTCATCCCAACTAAATGATTTTAGCTCTTTAAAATCATTGAGATTGCAGGATTGTGGATTGGTGGGAAGTATTGATATGCTAG AATTCAATAGTTTTATCAACTTGAAGGAGTTGTACTTAGGCTCAAATCAAATTGAGAGCCTTGGGTTTTCTTCCTACG ATAAAGAACAGTTGAGATTGAACAAACTTGAAGTGCTTGGTATAAGTGAAAATCTATTGAATAGCAGCGTATTTTCATCCCTTTCTCCGCTCTCAAATTTGAAGTCtttgtatttaatttcaaacaatttagAAGGGCCGATACATATGAAAG ATCTAAATGCTTTCAGCTATTTAGAGAAGTTGATCTTATTGAACAACAAGGTGACAGAATTTGTTCCATCACAAg aTAAAGAACAGTTGAGATTGAACAAACTTGAAGTGCTTGGTATACGTGAAAATCTATTGAATAGCAGCGTCTTCTCATCCCTTGCTCCACTCTCAAATTTGAAGTCTTTGGATTTAAGTTCCAACAATTTAAAAGGGCCGATACATATGAAAG ATCTAAATGCTTTCAGCTATTTAGAGAAGTTGTTCTTATGGAACAACAAGGTGACAGAATTTGTTCCATCAcaag GTTTAAGGTTGATGAATTTGACAGTGCTTGATTTGTTTGGCAATCTCTTCAACAATACCATTTTGTCATCTTCGGAACACTCTCAAATCTAA